A DNA window from Phoenix dactylifera cultivar Barhee BC4 chromosome 13, palm_55x_up_171113_PBpolish2nd_filt_p, whole genome shotgun sequence contains the following coding sequences:
- the LOC103706649 gene encoding probable RNA-binding protein ARP1 isoform X1: protein MGQQPQFGDTTLRKVFVGGLAWEMQKEALREHFDKYGEILEAVIIADKLTGRSKGYGFVTFKEAEAAKKACEDPTPVINGRRANCNLASLGAKRLRPSPPATPAHRLPAMAAGSRGVSPRPAATWYYHPTGTPPPPPSPFPHHQQHYHGVHPFYATAAYGYSPTYMTDIGYNMKLSHSAGAGSYVQGQFSHPAQGAMVAPNGMLPVYPLYHFHPHQPQGLGVAARFFPPTAAAVAGTMTTIPTIISKPTPMTPPTTVCLAVEQVTGCS, encoded by the exons ATGGGGCAGCAGCCACAGTTCGGGGACACGACGCTGAGGAAGGTGTTCGTGGGGGGCCTGGCGTGGGAGATGCAGAAGGAGGCGCTCCGCGAGCACTTCGATAAGTACGGCGAGATCCTTGAGGCCGTCATCATCGCCGACAAGCTCACCGGCCGATCCAAGGGCTACGGCTTC GTGACGTTCAAGGAGGCCGAGGCGGCGAAGAAGGCATGCGAGGACCCGACGCCGGTCATCAACGGCCGGCGAGCCAACTGCAACCTGGCCTCCCTCGGCGCCAAGCGCCTCCGTCCCTCCCCTCCCGCCACCCCCGCCCACCGCCTGCCAG CGATGGCGGCCGGATCGAGAGGTGTGTCGCCAAGACCGGCGGCAACGTGGTACTACCACCCAACCGGAACGCCGCCACCTCCGCCGTCGCCGTTCCCCCACCACCAGCAGCACTACCACGGCGTCCACCCCTTCTACGCCACCGCCGCCTACGG GTACTCTCCTACTTACATGACGGACATCGGCTACAACATG AAGCTAAGCCATTCGGCCGGGGCAGGGTCCTACGTTCAGGGCCAGTTCTCTCACCCGGCACAAGGAGCGATGGTTGCTCCTAatggaatgctcccggtgtacCCACTGTACCACTTCCACCCCCATCAGCCCCAGGGGTTGGGAGTCGCCGCCCGCTTCTTCCCTCCGACGGCTGCCGCAGTCGCTGGCACCATGACAACCATTCCTACCATCATCTCCAAGCCCACTCCAATGACTCCTCCCACCACAG TCTGTTTGGCAGTGGAACAGGTCACAGGATGCAGCTGA
- the LOC103706649 gene encoding probable RNA-binding protein ARP1 isoform X2, which translates to MGQQPQFGDTTLRKVFVGGLAWEMQKEALREHFDKYGEILEAVIIADKLTGRSKGYGFVTFKEAEAAKKACEDPTPVINGRRANCNLASLGAKRLRPSPPATPAHRLPAMAAGSRGVSPRPAATWYYHPTGTPPPPPSPFPHHQQHYHGVHPFYATAAYGYSPTYMTDIGYNMKLSHSAGAGSYVQGQFSHPAQGAMVAPNGMLPVYPLYHFHPHQPQGLGVAARFFPPTAAAVAGTMTTIPTIISKPTPMTPPTTVEQVTGCS; encoded by the exons ATGGGGCAGCAGCCACAGTTCGGGGACACGACGCTGAGGAAGGTGTTCGTGGGGGGCCTGGCGTGGGAGATGCAGAAGGAGGCGCTCCGCGAGCACTTCGATAAGTACGGCGAGATCCTTGAGGCCGTCATCATCGCCGACAAGCTCACCGGCCGATCCAAGGGCTACGGCTTC GTGACGTTCAAGGAGGCCGAGGCGGCGAAGAAGGCATGCGAGGACCCGACGCCGGTCATCAACGGCCGGCGAGCCAACTGCAACCTGGCCTCCCTCGGCGCCAAGCGCCTCCGTCCCTCCCCTCCCGCCACCCCCGCCCACCGCCTGCCAG CGATGGCGGCCGGATCGAGAGGTGTGTCGCCAAGACCGGCGGCAACGTGGTACTACCACCCAACCGGAACGCCGCCACCTCCGCCGTCGCCGTTCCCCCACCACCAGCAGCACTACCACGGCGTCCACCCCTTCTACGCCACCGCCGCCTACGG GTACTCTCCTACTTACATGACGGACATCGGCTACAACATG AAGCTAAGCCATTCGGCCGGGGCAGGGTCCTACGTTCAGGGCCAGTTCTCTCACCCGGCACAAGGAGCGATGGTTGCTCCTAatggaatgctcccggtgtacCCACTGTACCACTTCCACCCCCATCAGCCCCAGGGGTTGGGAGTCGCCGCCCGCTTCTTCCCTCCGACGGCTGCCGCAGTCGCTGGCACCATGACAACCATTCCTACCATCATCTCCAAGCCCACTCCAATGACTCCTCCCACCACAG TGGAACAGGTCACAGGATGCAGCTGA
- the LOC103706648 gene encoding probable sugar phosphate/phosphate translocator At3g11320, which yields MSAKGGSGASLATGRLFTLGLVAAWYSSNIGVLLLNKYLLSNYGFKYPIFLTMCHMASCSLLSYVAIAWLKVVPMQTVRSRIQFLKISALSLVFCGSVVSGNVSLRYLPVSFNQAVGATTPFFTAVFAYVITVRREAWITYLTLVPVVTGVIIASGGEPSFHLFGFIMCIGATAARALKSVLQGILLSSEGEKLNSMNLLLYMAPIAVVFLLPATIIMEENVVGILLALARKDFKIIWYLLFNSSLAYFVNLTNFLVTKHTSALTLQVLGNAKGAVAVVVSILIFKNPVSLIGMLGYTLTVIGVILYSEAKKRNK from the exons ATGAGCGCGAAGGGCGGCTCGGGGGCGTCGCTGGCGACCGGGCGGCTGTTCACGCTGGGGCTGGTTGCGGCGTGGTATTCGTCGAACATCGGGGTGCTTCTTTTGAACAAATACCTTCTGAGCAACTACGGATTCAAGTACCCGATCTTCCTCACCATGTGCCACATGGCATCCTGCTCGCTGCTCAGCTACGTCGCCATCGCCTGGCTCAAGGTCGTACCCATGCAGACCGTCAGATCCCGCATCCAGTTCTTGAAGATCTCGGCGCTCAGTCTTGTCTTCTGCGGCTCGGTCGTCAGCGGCAATGTCTCCCTTCGCTATCTCCCGGTTTCCTTCAATCAGGCGGTCGGCGCGACGACGCCCTTCTTCACGGCGGTCTTCGCCTACGTTATAACCGTCCGCCGGGAGGCCTGGATCACTTACCTCACGCTTGTTCCTGTCGTCACCGGCGTCATCATCGCTAGCGGG GGAGAGCCAAGTTTTCATTTGTTTGGGTTTATTATGTGCATTGGTGCAACTGCTGCAAGGGCACTTAAGTCAGTGTTGCAAGGAATTTTATTATCCTCTGAAGG GGAAAAGCTTAATTCTATGAATCTCCTTCTGTACATGGCTCCGATAGCAGTAGTGTTCCTGCTTCCAGCAACAATTATTATGGAGGAAAACGTGGTTGGCATCTTATTAGCGCTTGCCAGAAAAGATTTCAAAATTATTTGGTATCTGCTATTTAATTCTTCTCTGGCATATTTTGTGAATTTGACCAATTTCTTGGTCACCAAACATACCAGTGCCTTGACTCTCCAG gtTCTGGGAAATGCCAAAGGTGCTGTGGCCGTGGTTGTctcaattttaatatttaagaaCCCAGTATCTCTGATAGGGATGCTTGGTTATACCCTCACAGTCATTGGTGTCATTCTTTACAGTGAAGCTAAGAAACGTAACAAATAA